In Drosophila teissieri strain GT53w chromosome 2R, Prin_Dtei_1.1, whole genome shotgun sequence, the following proteins share a genomic window:
- the LOC122615285 gene encoding PDZ and LIM domain protein Zasp isoform X17 has protein sequence MAQPQLLQVKLSRFDAQPWGFRLQGGTDFAQPLLVQKVNAGSLSEQAGLQPGDAVVKINDVDVFNLRHKDAQDIVVRSGNNFVITVQRGGSTWRPHVTPTGNVPQPNSPYLQTVTKTSLAHKQQDSQHIGCGYNNAARPFANGGDGGVKSIVNKQYNTPVGIYSDESIAETLSAQAEVLAGGVLGVNFKKNEKEYQGDRSEVLKFLREEETGQSTPAFGNSHYEHDAPQQQQHQLQQPQQQYNQHQQHYHQQQQQQQQQQQSSATRHVSAPVNSPKPPSTGGLPTGQNICTECERLITGVFVRIKDKNLHVECFKCATCGTSLKNQGYYNFNNKLYCDIHAKQAAINNPPTGTEGYVPVPIKPNTKLSASTISSALNSHGYGGNSNGYSNGNSTPAPAPVNQGYARPFGAAAPKSPVSYPPQQQQQSPRPAPGGQNPYATLPRSNVGQQAPGSANAPAPAPAPSAAPIRATAPFKAPIVPKSVIANAVNAAAPPAPAVFPPDLSDLNLNSNVDNSPGAGGKSAGAFGATSAPKRGRGILNKAAGPGVRIPLCNSCNVQIRGPFITALGRIWCPDHFICVNGNCRRPLQDIGFVEEKGDLYCEYCFEKYLAPTCSKCAGKIKGDCLNAIGKHFHPECFTCGQCGKIFGNRPFFLEDGNAYCEADWNELFTTKCFACGFPVEAGDRWVEALNHNYHSQCFNCTFCKQNLEGQSFYNKGGRPFCKNHAR, from the exons GTGAACGCCGGCAGCTTGTCCGAGCAGGCTGGCCTCCAGCCCGGCGATGCGGTGGTCAAGATCAACGACGTGGACGTCTTCAATCTGCGGCACAAGGATGCCCAGGACATTGTGGTGCGCTCCGGCAACAACTTTGTCATCACAGTGCAGCG CGGTGGCTCCACCTGGCGGCCGCATGTGACACCGACTGGCAATGTGCCGCAGCCCAACTCGCCGTATCTGCAGACGGTGACGAAGACCTCTCTGGCTCACAAACAACAGGACAGCCAGCACATCGGCTGTGGCTACAACAACGCGGCCCGTCCCTTC GCCAACGGCGGCGATGGCGGCGTGAAGAGCATTGTCAATAAACAATACAACACCCCGGTTGGCATTTACAGCGATGAATCTATTGCGGAAACACTCTCGGCCCAGGCGGAGGTTTTGGCTGGCGGTGTGCTCGG CGTCAACTTCAAGAAGAACGAGAAGGAATACCAGGGCGATCGCTCCGAGGTGCTGAAGTTCCTGCGCGAGGAGGAGACCGGCCAGTCCACTCCAG CATTCGGCAACAGCCACTACGAGCATGATgcaccacagcaacagcaacatcaacttcaacagccacaacagcaatacaaccaacaccagcaacactatcaccagcaacagcaacagcaacaacaacaacagcaatcaaGCGCCACTCGCCATGTCAGCGCCCCCGTGAACTCCCCCAAGCCCCCGAGCACCGGCGGACTCCCAACTGGCCAGAACATTTGCACCGAGTGCGAGCGCCTCATTAC TGGCGTTTTCGTGCGCATCAAGGATAAGAACCTGCACGTGGAGTGCTTCAAGTGTGCCACGTGTGGCACCTCGCTGAAGAACCAGGGCTACTACAACTTCAACAACAAGCTCTACTGCGACATCCACGCCAAGCAGGCCGCCATCAACAATCCCCCCACCGGCACCGAGGGCTACGTCCCCGTCCCCATCAAGCC CAACACCAAGCTGAGTGCCTCCACCATCTCGTCGGCCTTGAACTCGCACGGTTACGGTGGCAACTCGAACGGCTACTCCAATGGAAACTCCACCCCTGCTCCGGCACCG GTGAACCAGGGCTATGCTCGTCCGTTCGGTGCCGCCGCTCCCAAGTCGCCGGTGTCGTatccgccgcagcagcagcagcagtcgccgCGTCCCGCTCCCGGTGGCCAGAACCCGTACGCCACCCTGCCCCGCAGCAATGTGGGCCAACAAG CTCCAGGATCAGCAAATgctcccgctcctgctcctgctccatcGGCAGCTCCAATCAGAGCTACAGCTCCATTCAAAGCACCGATTGTTCCAAAATCGGTGATAGCGAACGCCGTCAATGCCGCTGCTCCGCCTGCGCCCGCTGTCTTTCCGCCAGACCTGAGCGATCTGAACTTGAACTCTAATGTGGATAATTCCCCAGGTGCCGGAGGAAAGAGCGCTGGCGCCTTCGGAGCCACCTCGGCGCCCAAGAGGGGCAGGGGTATCCTGAACAAGGCGGCCGGACCCGGAGTGCGCATCCCACTGTGCAACAGCTGCAATGTGCAGATCAG AGGACCCTTCATCACGGCATTGGGCCGCATCTGGTGCCCGGATCACTTCATCTGCGTGAACGGCAACTGCCGTCGTCCGCTGCAGGACATTGGCTTCGTCGAGGAGAAGGGCGATCTGTACTGCGAGTACTGTTTCGAGAAGTACCTGGCGCCCACCTGCAGCAAGTGCGCTGGCAAGATCAAG GGTGACTGTTTGAATGCCATTGGCAAGCACTTCCATCCGGAGTGCTTCACCTGCGGCCAGTGCGGCAAGATCTTTGGCAACAGGCCCTTCTTCCTGGAGGATGGAAACGCGTACTGCGAGGCCGATTGGAACGAGCTGTTCACCACCAAGTGCTTCGCCTGCGGCTTCCCCGTGGAAGCTGGCGACAGATGGGTGGAGGCCCTCAACCACAACTACCATAGCCAATGCTTCAACTGCACG TTCTGCAAACAGAACCTGGAGGGCCAGAGCTTCTACAACAAGGGCGGACGTCCCTTCTGCAAGAATCATGCGCGCTAA
- the LOC122615285 gene encoding PDZ and LIM domain protein Zasp isoform X13, with translation MAQPQLLQVKLSRFDAQPWGFRLQGGTDFAQPLLVQKVNAGSLSEQAGLQPGDAVVKINDVDVFNLRHKDAQDIVVRSGNNFVITVQRGGSTWRPHVTPTGNVPQPNSPYLQTVTKTSLAHKQQDSQHIGCGYNNAARPFANGGDGGVKSIVNKQYNTPVGIYSDESIAETLSAQAEVLAGGVLGVNFKKNEKEYQGDRSEVLKFLREEETGQSTPEPHSPANFYWTQSHAIGGNERRTPLHHQHQQDERIGLPLQSNTLAPEAPHRPSLPVAPKDSAEQPRQDQQEQPDPRIIVLPICPGLQGPEYKAEMEAAAAALATDQDGRPRPLAASGHPACQLCGVGIVGVFVRIKDKNLHVECFKCATCGTSLKNQGYYNFNNKLYCDIHAKQAAINNPPTGTEGYVPVPIKPNTKLSASTISSALNSHGYGGNSNGYSNGNSTPAPAPVASSQATATVATVAPTAATAAAAATPQAATATDSPVARASSSDNMSAYAADEPSSIYGQISADSVAIAPPPPQPPTAGGGDQPFEYVTLTGNVIRSVQAPGKGACPGYKVNQGYARPFGAAAPKSPVSYPPQQQQQSPRPAPGGQNPYATLPRSNVGQQGRNVRYQQQQQQQQQYNNQQKQQYRNSYPMGSNYSTPSQSPYITSNTNSYSNSNTNNNNNNNNYSSYYNNNNNVYRGAGGKSAGAFGATSAPKRGRGILNKAAGPGVRIPLCNSCNVQIRGPFITALGRIWCPDHFICVNGNCRRPLQDIGFVEEKGDLYCEYCFEKYLAPTCSKCAGKIKGDCLNAIGKHFHPECFTCGQCGKIFGNRPFFLEDGNAYCEADWNELFTTKCFACGFPVEAGDRWVEALNHNYHSQCFNCTFCKQNLEGQSFYNKGGRPFCKNHAR, from the exons GTGAACGCCGGCAGCTTGTCCGAGCAGGCTGGCCTCCAGCCCGGCGATGCGGTGGTCAAGATCAACGACGTGGACGTCTTCAATCTGCGGCACAAGGATGCCCAGGACATTGTGGTGCGCTCCGGCAACAACTTTGTCATCACAGTGCAGCG CGGTGGCTCCACCTGGCGGCCGCATGTGACACCGACTGGCAATGTGCCGCAGCCCAACTCGCCGTATCTGCAGACGGTGACGAAGACCTCTCTGGCTCACAAACAACAGGACAGCCAGCACATCGGCTGTGGCTACAACAACGCGGCCCGTCCCTTC GCCAACGGCGGCGATGGCGGCGTGAAGAGCATTGTCAATAAACAATACAACACCCCGGTTGGCATTTACAGCGATGAATCTATTGCGGAAACACTCTCGGCCCAGGCGGAGGTTTTGGCTGGCGGTGTGCTCGG CGTCAACTTCAAGAAGAACGAGAAGGAATACCAGGGCGATCGCTCCGAGGTGCTGAAGTTCCTGCGCGAGGAGGAGACCGGCCAGTCCACTCCAG AACCACACAGTCCCGCCAATTTCTACTGGACACAGAGCCACGCCATCGGCGGCAACGAGCGCCGCACTccactgcaccaccagcatcagcaggaTGAGCGGATTGGGTTACCATTGCAGTCGAATACCCTGGCGCCGGAGGCGCCACACAGGCCCAGTTTGCCGGTGGCCCCGAAGGATAGCGCGGAGCAGCCCAGACAGgatcagcaggagcagcccgATCCGCGCATCATTGTGCTGCCCATCTGCCCCGGCCTCCAGGGGCCCGAGTACAAGGCCGAAATGgaggcggcagcggcggcactGGCCACCGACCAGGATGGACGACCACGTCCATTGGCCGCCAGCGGACATCCGGCCTGCCAGCTGTGCGGCGTGGGCATTGT TGGCGTTTTCGTGCGCATCAAGGATAAGAACCTGCACGTGGAGTGCTTCAAGTGTGCCACGTGTGGCACCTCGCTGAAGAACCAGGGCTACTACAACTTCAACAACAAGCTCTACTGCGACATCCACGCCAAGCAGGCCGCCATCAACAATCCCCCCACCGGCACCGAGGGCTACGTCCCCGTCCCCATCAAGCC CAACACCAAGCTGAGTGCCTCCACCATCTCGTCGGCCTTGAACTCGCACGGTTACGGTGGCAACTCGAACGGCTACTCCAATGGAAACTCCACCCCTGCTCCGGCACCG GTTGCAAGCTCgcaagcaacagcaacagtagcaACAGTAGCACCAAccgctgcaacagcagcagcagcagccacaccccaagcagcaactgcaacagatAGCCCAGTTGCAAGAGCATCATCATCAGACAATATGTCCGCCTACGCGGCAGATGAGCCCTCTTcgatttatggccaaattAGCGCCGACTCGGTGGCAATAGCCCCCCCGccaccacaaccacccaccgccgGCGGGGGCGATCAGCCCTTTGAGTACGTCACGCTCACCGGCAACGTCATCCGCAGCGTGCAGGCTCCCGGAAAGGGGGCGTGCCCCGGCTACAAG GTGAACCAGGGCTATGCTCGTCCGTTCGGTGCCGCCGCTCCCAAGTCGCCGGTGTCGTatccgccgcagcagcagcagcagtcgccgCGTCCCGCTCCCGGTGGCCAGAACCCGTACGCCACCCTGCCCCGCAGCAATGTGGGCCAACAAG gtcGTAATGTAAGgtaccaacaacagcagcagcagcagcagcaatacaACAatcagcagaagcagcagtaTAGGAACTCTTACCCCATGGGATCTAATTATAGCACCCCGAGTCAGTCCCCCTACATCACCTCCAACACCAACAGctatagcaacagcaacaccaacaacaacaacaacaacaacaactataGCAGCTactacaacaataataataatgtgtaCCGAG GTGCCGGAGGAAAGAGCGCTGGCGCCTTCGGAGCCACCTCGGCGCCCAAGAGGGGCAGGGGTATCCTGAACAAGGCGGCCGGACCCGGAGTGCGCATCCCACTGTGCAACAGCTGCAATGTGCAGATCAG AGGACCCTTCATCACGGCATTGGGCCGCATCTGGTGCCCGGATCACTTCATCTGCGTGAACGGCAACTGCCGTCGTCCGCTGCAGGACATTGGCTTCGTCGAGGAGAAGGGCGATCTGTACTGCGAGTACTGTTTCGAGAAGTACCTGGCGCCCACCTGCAGCAAGTGCGCTGGCAAGATCAAG GGTGACTGTTTGAATGCCATTGGCAAGCACTTCCATCCGGAGTGCTTCACCTGCGGCCAGTGCGGCAAGATCTTTGGCAACAGGCCCTTCTTCCTGGAGGATGGAAACGCGTACTGCGAGGCCGATTGGAACGAGCTGTTCACCACCAAGTGCTTCGCCTGCGGCTTCCCCGTGGAAGCTGGCGACAGATGGGTGGAGGCCCTCAACCACAACTACCATAGCCAATGCTTCAACTGCACG TTCTGCAAACAGAACCTGGAGGGCCAGAGCTTCTACAACAAGGGCGGACGTCCCTTCTGCAAGAATCATGCGCGCTAA